The following proteins are co-located in the Paenibacillus sp. FSL H8-0079 genome:
- a CDS encoding iron ABC transporter permease encodes MNRTLTAALVGIIGLIVLFLGSLMIGTSWIPLSTVLDYMFDYSPTVKEHVILHVLRMPRALAVLCIGANLSIAGCIMQVLTRNPLASPSIFGINAGASFMIVLCTIVFPTVSGLALAGAGFAGGLLTVSIVLLMSFAMRGGQAEVRMALIGVVVQALLSSFTQGLLIFNEESAGKIIFWLAGSAAGVKWEEINLLLIFSLTGLFMALLISKSLSLLNLGEDIARGLGQKIWTVRIVGSVIVIILAGISVSVVGPIGFVGLIVPHITRYLLGTDYRLLIPFSALFGAILLTIADIASRFVHFPSETPVGIITALVGAPYFVYLARRQSRSAS; translated from the coding sequence ATGAATAGAACGCTGACTGCGGCCTTGGTTGGCATAATCGGATTGATTGTGCTTTTTCTGGGCTCGCTGATGATCGGTACTTCCTGGATACCCTTATCCACTGTGCTGGATTATATGTTCGACTATTCTCCAACGGTCAAAGAACATGTCATTCTGCATGTATTGCGAATGCCACGTGCCTTGGCTGTGCTGTGCATTGGCGCCAACCTGAGTATTGCTGGTTGCATTATGCAGGTGCTGACCCGTAATCCGCTTGCATCTCCGAGTATATTCGGGATCAATGCAGGCGCCTCCTTTATGATCGTCCTGTGCACGATTGTTTTCCCAACGGTTAGTGGCCTGGCGCTGGCAGGTGCAGGCTTTGCAGGGGGATTACTGACGGTGAGCATTGTCCTGTTGATGAGCTTTGCCATGCGCGGAGGCCAAGCCGAAGTACGGATGGCACTGATCGGTGTGGTGGTACAGGCATTGTTATCTTCATTTACGCAAGGACTGTTGATCTTCAATGAGGAGTCCGCCGGTAAAATCATCTTCTGGCTCGCCGGTTCGGCTGCTGGCGTCAAATGGGAAGAGATTAACCTTTTGCTGATATTCAGTTTAACGGGTCTTTTCATGGCTTTGTTGATTAGTAAATCATTATCCTTATTGAATCTCGGCGAAGACATCGCCCGCGGATTGGGACAGAAGATCTGGACTGTTCGGATAGTGGGCAGTGTAATTGTGATCATTCTGGCAGGCATATCCGTGTCAGTTGTGGGGCCAATCGGTTTCGTGGGATTAATCGTGCCACATATAACCCGATATCTGTTGGGTACAGACTATCGGTTGCTGATCCCTTTCTCCGCCTTATTCGGAGCGATCCTGTTAACCATAGCAGATATTGCTTCCCGCTTTGTTCATTTTCCATCAGAGACACCTGTAGGCATTATTACGGCCCTGGTTGGAGCACCTTATTTCGTATATCTCGCAAGGCGACAGAGCAGGAGTGCATCATGA
- a CDS encoding iron ABC transporter permease: MKSILRNRNLMVLVALVILLGLLMMANIQAGAVGISWREIWASFTGEGDPDLTYIILNYRLPRIVLAMLVGCGLAVSGLVSQSILRNPLAAPDTLGISAGAALGAVSTVLLLPVEMQSAWLTSLAAFVGGGAGALLVYVFSYRNGVDPVRLALVGVAVSACGSTLVQLLITRSSANTNTVLLWLNGSLWGRNWDQVLQLVPIIVLVIPVVWMLGKVMDLFGLGEQSVKGLGLRVERMRAVLLLLAVLLASGSVAVVGMIGFVGLVSPHIARRLVSGGHRYYVPVAGLVGAIMMLLGDYIGRVLAPPLEFPVGLVTSIIGAPYFLFLLWRQYRTKSRPDKNI; this comes from the coding sequence ATGAAGAGCATACTAAGGAATAGGAATCTTATGGTGCTTGTGGCGCTTGTTATTCTATTGGGTCTTCTCATGATGGCGAATATTCAGGCAGGAGCGGTAGGGATTAGCTGGCGGGAGATTTGGGCTTCCTTTACAGGTGAGGGAGATCCGGATCTTACTTATATCATACTGAATTATCGTCTTCCTCGTATTGTACTGGCCATGCTTGTTGGCTGTGGTCTGGCTGTTTCGGGTCTGGTCTCCCAGAGCATTCTTCGCAACCCGTTAGCCGCACCAGATACGCTGGGAATTTCGGCGGGGGCTGCCTTGGGAGCCGTATCTACGGTATTGTTATTACCTGTTGAGATGCAGAGTGCATGGCTCACTTCACTGGCTGCATTTGTTGGTGGAGGAGCAGGGGCGCTGCTTGTATATGTATTCTCTTACCGAAATGGGGTAGATCCGGTACGACTGGCTCTGGTTGGTGTAGCGGTTAGCGCTTGTGGGAGCACCTTGGTGCAACTACTGATTACACGATCATCGGCGAACACCAACACCGTCTTGCTCTGGCTCAACGGTTCATTATGGGGACGTAACTGGGATCAAGTATTGCAATTAGTACCCATTATTGTTCTGGTTATTCCTGTGGTCTGGATGCTGGGCAAAGTTATGGATCTCTTCGGCCTGGGCGAACAGTCTGTCAAAGGTTTGGGTCTGCGTGTGGAGAGGATGCGTGCTGTACTGCTTCTGTTGGCCGTTCTTCTCGCAAGCGGTTCGGTTGCTGTGGTTGGTATGATTGGATTCGTTGGTCTGGTCAGTCCGCATATCGCTCGCCGTCTGGTCTCGGGAGGACATCGGTATTATGTACCTGTAGCCGGGCTCGTAGGGGCAATCATGATGTTACTGGGGGATTATATTGGACGTGTGTTGGCCCCACCACTGGAATTCCCCGTCGGATTGGTAACATCGATCATCGGTGCACCTTACTTTCTATTTTTACTGTGGCGCCAATATCGGACTAAAAGCAGACCGGATAAGAACATCTAA
- a CDS encoding GNAT family N-acetyltransferase has product MMNRTILFETERLECASWNEGDRALAFALWGDHEVAKWISSKGFLSEDEVEARLTQEIQRQKEAGVQYWPLFEKESEVFVGCCGLRPYSSEEDMYELGFHLTRDHWGKGYAQEAAHAVIAYAFDEMKAKALFAGHHPDNEVSRHILIKLGFKYTGDERYEPTGKMHPTYVLKKS; this is encoded by the coding sequence ATGATGAACAGAACAATCTTATTTGAAACTGAACGGTTGGAATGTGCGTCGTGGAACGAAGGGGATCGTGCGCTGGCGTTTGCGCTGTGGGGCGATCATGAGGTTGCCAAGTGGATTAGCAGTAAGGGATTTCTAAGCGAGGATGAAGTAGAAGCACGATTAACACAGGAAATTCAAAGGCAAAAGGAAGCGGGGGTGCAATATTGGCCCCTTTTTGAGAAAGAGTCCGAGGTGTTTGTGGGCTGTTGTGGCCTGCGTCCGTATTCTTCAGAAGAGGATATGTATGAACTGGGATTCCATCTAACCCGGGATCACTGGGGCAAAGGGTATGCCCAGGAAGCAGCGCATGCGGTGATTGCGTATGCCTTTGACGAAATGAAGGCGAAGGCACTGTTTGCCGGGCATCATCCAGATAATGAAGTGTCACGTCACATCTTGATCAAGCTGGGATTCAAATATACAGGTGACGAACGGTATGAACCGACTGGAAAGATGCATCCGACCTATGTACTGAAAAAATCATAA
- the rhaD gene encoding rhamnulose-1-phosphate aldolase has protein sequence MNVTLTNETTQAAGFHIPFIREMAEITQHMWKNGWDERNGGNVSYLLEEEEVAQYIDIHHVIRKIKPAFSVHELAGKYFIVTASGKYFKNVLADPESNLGLLRVSQDGQELEVLWGLKSGANPTSELPTHFMSHIERLKLDPNHRVVMHNHATHVLAMTFIHELDEAKFTKTLWQMCTECVVVFPDGIGIIPWMIPGSNEIGRETAEKMKEYHAVIWPQHGIFGTGTTIDEAFGLIETIEKAAQVYMLVAGHEIRQRITDEQLITLAQAFGVTPRPGILGS, from the coding sequence ATGAACGTGACCCTTACGAATGAAACAACGCAGGCTGCAGGTTTCCATATTCCATTTATCCGTGAGATGGCCGAAATTACACAACATATGTGGAAAAATGGCTGGGATGAGCGCAATGGCGGTAATGTCAGCTATCTGCTGGAGGAAGAGGAAGTTGCCCAATATATCGATATCCATCATGTGATTCGCAAGATCAAACCGGCATTTTCGGTGCATGAGCTGGCAGGCAAGTATTTTATCGTGACCGCATCGGGCAAATATTTCAAAAATGTACTCGCTGATCCGGAGAGTAATCTAGGGTTGCTGCGTGTATCGCAGGATGGACAGGAGCTGGAAGTACTCTGGGGATTGAAGTCCGGGGCGAATCCAACAAGTGAGTTGCCTACACATTTCATGAGCCATATCGAACGTTTGAAATTGGACCCGAACCACCGGGTTGTCATGCACAACCATGCCACTCATGTATTGGCTATGACGTTTATCCACGAATTGGATGAAGCAAAATTCACGAAGACCCTCTGGCAGATGTGCACGGAGTGTGTGGTTGTATTCCCGGATGGGATCGGTATTATTCCATGGATGATTCCTGGATCGAACGAGATTGGCCGCGAAACGGCTGAGAAAATGAAAGAATATCACGCGGTCATCTGGCCACAACATGGCATCTTCGGAACAGGTACAACGATTGACGAGGCTTTTGGTCTGATTGAGACGATTGAGAAGGCAGCCCAAGTGTATATGCTGGTTGCCGGTCACGAGATCCGGCAGAGAATTACGGACGAACAGCTGATCACACTGGCGCAAGCGTTCGGTGTTACCCCTCGTCCCGGCATTTTGGGCAGTTAA